Proteins co-encoded in one Malus sylvestris chromosome 7, drMalSylv7.2, whole genome shotgun sequence genomic window:
- the LOC126629704 gene encoding uncharacterized protein LOC126629704 — protein MSGPSDRRFDLNLVEEAAPPSPDNIWRPSFVSPTGPLTVGDSVMKNDMTAAVVARNLLTPKDNRLLSKRSDELAVKDSLALSVQCAGSVSNMAQRLFARTRQVESLAAEVMSLKQEIRGLKHENKQLHRLAHDYATNMKRKLDQMKETDGQVLLDHQRFVGLFQRHLLPSSSGAVPRNEAPNDQPLMPPPSRVLSSTEAPNDPPPVPSLSGALPTAETSPKQPL, from the coding sequence atgtctggcccctccgaccgtcgttttgacttgaaccttgttgaagaggcagccccgccttctccagacaacatatggcgcccatccttcgtctctcctactggtcctcttaccgttggggattccgtgatgaagaatgatatgaccgctgcggtggtggccaggaaccttctcactcccaaagataacagactactttccaaacggtctgatgagttagctgttaaggattcgctggctctcagtgttcagtgtgcaggttctgtgtctaatatggcccaacgcctatttgctcgaacccgccaagttgaatccttggcggctgaagtgatgagtctcaaacaggagattagagggctcaagcatgagaataaacagttgcaccggctcgcacatgactatgctacaaacatgaagaggaagcttgaccagatgaaggaaactgatggtcaggttttacttgatcatcagagatttgtgggtttgttccaaaggcatttattgccttcgtcttctggggctgtaccgcgtaatgaagctccgaatgatcaacctctgatgcctcctccttctagggttctgtccagtactgaggctccaaatgatccccctccggtgccttctctttctggggctctaccgactgctgagacttctcctaagcaacctttgtga